Proteins co-encoded in one Odontesthes bonariensis isolate fOdoBon6 chromosome 24, fOdoBon6.hap1, whole genome shotgun sequence genomic window:
- the ddx1 gene encoding ATP-dependent RNA helicase DDX1, with the protein MAAFSEMGVMPEIGQAVEEMDWLLPTDIQAESIPLILGGGDVLMAAETGSGKTGAFSIPVIQIVYETLKDQQEGKKGRASVKTGGAIFNNWQMNPYDRSTAFAIGPDGLCCQSREFKEWHGCRSTKGVTKGKYCYEVTCHDQGLCRVGWSTSQAALDLGTDKYGFGFGGTGKKSNNKQFDSYGEEFTMHDTIGCCLDLDKGEISFSKNGIDLGLAFDIPQNQRNQAFFASCVLKNAELKFTFAGEDFKHPLKDGFVALGQAPEGHTVKSSQTGSAKVSQVKASSNAPKALIIEPSKELAEQTLNNVKHFRKYVDNPKLRDLLVIGGVAAKDQLAALEQGVDIVVGTPGRLDDFISTGKLSLSQVRFLVLDECDGLLSAGYTDFINRIHNQIPQVTSDGKRLQVIVCSATLHSFDVKKLSERIMHFPTWVDLKGEDSVPETVHHVVVPVNPKSDHLWERLGKNHIRTDEVHAKDNTRPGANTAEMWSEAIKVLKGEYTVRAIKEHKMDLAIIFCRTKIDCDNMEQYFIQQGGGPDSKGHQLSCVCLHGDRKPNERKTNLERFKRKEVRLLICTDVAARGIDIHGVPYVINVTLPDEKQNYVHRIGRVGRAERMGLAISLVAMEKEKVWYHVCANRGRGCYNTRLKEDGGCTIWYNEKELLSEIEEHLKCTITQCEPDLKVPTDEFDGKVTYGQRRALGGGNYKGHVDVLAPTVQELAGLEREAQTSFLHLGYMPNQLFRAF; encoded by the exons ATGGCAGCGTTTTCTG AAATGGGAGTTATGCCTGAAATCGGGCAGGCTGTGGAGGAGATGGACTGGCT GCTGCCGACTGACATCCAGGCAGAATCTATCCCCCTTATTCTTGGTGGTGGAGATGTACTTATG GCTGCAGAAACTGGTAGTGGCAAAACGGGA GCATTCAGTATCCCAGTGATCCAGATTGTGTACGAGACCCTGAAGGATCAGCAGGAGGGCAAGAAGGGCAGAGCCTCTGTCAAAACCGGAGGAGCTA ttttcaACAACTGGCAGATGAATCCATACGACCGTAGCACAGCCTTTG caATCGGCCCTGATGGATTGTGCTGCCAGAGCAGAGAGTTTAAAGAGTGGCATGGCTGTCGCTCCACTAAAGGTGTCACTAAAG GAAAGTACTGTTATGAGGTCACCTGCCATGACCAGGGTCTGTGCCGAGTGGGCTGGTCCACCAGTCAGGCAGCTCTGGATTTGG GAACGGATAAGTATGGTTTCGGTTTTGGCGGCACTGGAAAGAAATCCAACAACAAGCAGTTTGACAGCTATGGAGAA GAGTTTACCATGCATGACACCATTGGATGCTGCCTGGATCTTGACAAGGGCGAGATTTCCTTCTCTAAAAATG GTATCGACCTGGGTTTGGCTTTTGACATCCCTCAAAATCAAAGGAATCAGGCTTTCTTTGCTTCATGCGTTCTCAAG AATGCAGAGCTGAAGTTCACCTTTGCAGGAGAAGACTTTAAACATCCCCTTAAGGATGGCTTTGTGGCCCTGGGCCAGGCACCAGAGGGTCACACAGTCAAGTCTTCTCAGACAG GCAGTGCCAAAGTGAGTCAGGTGAAAGCATCGTCGAATGCACCCAAAGCCCTGATCATCGAGCCGTCTAAAGAGCTGGCCGAGCAAACCCTCAACAATGTCAAGCATTTTAGGAAATATGTGGATAACCCCAAACTGAG GGATCTCCTGGTGATTGGTGGTGTGGCTGCCAAAGACCAGCTGGCAGCTCTGGAGCAGGGG GTCGACATTGTGGTAGGAACACCTGGCAGGCTGGATGATTTCATATCCACTGGGAAACTCAGTCTTTCCCAAGTCCGTTTTCTGGTCCTGGATGAGTGT GATGGCCTCCTGTCAGCAGGCTACACAGACTTTATCAACAGGATCCACAACCAAATCCCTCAGGTCACCTCTGATGGCAAGCGGCTGCAG GTCATCGTATGCTCAGCCACTCTGCATTCGTTCGACGTAAAGAAGTTGTCTGAGCGCATCATGCACTTTCCCACCTGGGTGGACCTGAAAGGCGAGGACTCCGTTCCTGAGACCGTCCACCATGTCGTGGTGCCCGTCAATCCTAAGAGCGACCATCTGTGGGAGCGCCTCGGCAAGAACCACATTCGG ACCGATGAAGTTCATGCCAAAGACAACACCAGACCAGGAGCCAATACCGCAG AAATGTGGTCGGAAGCTATCAAAGTGTTGAAGGGCGAGTACACAGTGAGAGCCATTAAGGAGCACAAGATGGACCTGGCTATCATCTTCTGTCGCACCAAGATCGACTGCGACAACATGGAGCAGTACTTCATTCAACAAGGAGGAG GTCCGGACAGTAAAGGTCACCAATTGTCCTGCGTTTGCCTCCATGGAGATCGGAAGCCTAATGAGCGTAAAACTAACTTGGAGCGCTTCAAG AGAAAAGAAGTGAGGCTGTTGATCTGCACTGACGTCGCTGCGAGAGGAATCGACATCCACGGAGTTCCTTACG tgaTTAATGTCACCCTGCCAGACGAGAAGCAGAACTACGTCCATCGCATCGGCAGAGTTGGAAGAGCAGAGAG AATGGGATTGGCAATCTCCTTAGTTGCTATGGAAAAAGAGAAG GTGTGGTACCATGTTTGCGCGAACCGCGGAAGAGGCTGCTACAACACCCGGCTGAAGGAAGATGGAGGTTGCACCATCTGGTACAACGAGAAAGAG CTCCTATCAGAAATTGAGGAGCATTTAAAGTGTACCATCACCCAGTGTGAGCCAGACCTCAAAGTACCTACGGATGAGTTTGATGGAAAAGTGACTTATGGGCAACGCAGAGCATTGGGAG GTGGAAACTATAAGGGCCATGTGGATGTTCTGGCCCCAACAGTCCAAGAGTTGGCCGGCCTTGAGAGAGAAGCCCAAACATCCTTCCTTCACCTGGGATACATGCCAAACCAGCTTTTCAGAGCCTTCTGA